The following coding sequences lie in one Seriola aureovittata isolate HTS-2021-v1 ecotype China chromosome 5, ASM2101889v1, whole genome shotgun sequence genomic window:
- the LOC130169876 gene encoding natterin-3-like, with protein sequence MRWCVAVVLAVLQLCSPALQSDPLLYVSQLQDGQEKLSKPWLNPTLEDVIPSREVVNPPQIREIQETETTSHSFPMFGEHINLKWVTWNGSLPNGAVAIFNGYTERTDYVCKVNCEAGFYTPSKGSFCQYPYADKEYASSKFEVLVNVDHFEFLAWVEDSYGSVPQYAVKTCPNSDIYVGKNKYGLGKVVAQHEAFFLPWEGDEYWYKSYQVLAINRDSYSQHISHVEYAIDQMELFHHPPEALKLTKVTNLECRNVAKTVQLEKTSTVEKTWDIGRETRNGSISTMKAKVPILGPGTVDFTKEQTVTFSEGTTMAESVSHSVSVELLVPPNHSCAVRMDGRKMTADIPFTGRLSRTNHNGDTHWTYITGTYDGVSVGEINAIVERCQPVPDADPCPPAQD encoded by the exons ATGAGGTGGTGTGTCGCTGTCGTCCTGGCcgtgctgcagctctgcagcccaGCGCTGCAGTCTGACCCGCTGCTCTATGTCTCCCAGCTGCAGGACGGGCAAGAGAAACTCAGCA AGCCGTGGCTTAACCCCACTCTGGAAGATGTCATCCCTTCCCGGGAAGTCGTCAACCCCCCTCAAATTAGAGAGATCCAAGAAACTGAGACGACCTCACACTCCTTCCCCATGTTTGGCGAACACATCAACCTCAAATGGGTCACATGGAACGGCTCCCTCCCGAACGGCGCTGTCGCCATCTTCAACGGCTACACCGAACGCACGGACTACGTGTGCAAAGTCAACTGCGAGGCCGGCTTCTACACTCCCAGCAAAGGAAGCTTCTGCCAGTATCCCTACGCCGACAAAGAGTACGCATCCTCCAAGTTTGAAGTGCTGGTCAACGTGGACCACTTTGAGTTCCTGGCGTGGGTTGAAGATTCATACGGCTCTGTCCCCCAGTACGCCGTCAAAACTTGCCCCAACTCGGACATCTATGTGGGGAAAAACAAGTATGGTCTTGGCAAAGTGGTGGCCCAACACGAGGCTTTCTTCCTCCCCTGGGAGGGCGATGAGTACTGGTACAAGAGTTACCAGGTCCTGGCTATCAACAGAGACAGCTACAGCCAGCACATCTCTCATGTGGAGTACGCCATCGACCAGATGGAGCTGTTCCACCATCCTCCGGAGGCCCTGAAGCTCACCAAGGTCACCAACCTGGAGTGCAGAAACGTGGCGAAGACAGTCCAGCTGGAGAAGACCAGCACAGTGGAGAAAACCTGGGACATCGGCAGAGAAACCCGCAACGGCTCCATCTCCACCATGAAGGCCAAGGTGCCCATCCTCGGCCCGGGGACGGTGGACTTCACCAAAGAGCAGACGGTGACCTTCTCAGAGGGAACCACAATGGCCGAGTCTGTCagtcactctgtctctgtggagctgctggtCCCACCCAACCACTCCTGCGCCGTGAGGATGGACGGCAGGAAGATGACGGCCGACATCCCCTTCACCGGCAGGCTGAGCAGGACCAACCACAACGGAGACACCCACTGGACGTACATCACGGGCACCTACGACGGCGTGAGCGTCGGAGAGATCAACGCTATAGTCGAGAGATGTCAGCCGGTGCCTGACGCTGATCCCTGTCCCCCAGCTCAGGACTGA